From one Anopheles bellator chromosome 1, idAnoBellAS_SP24_06.2, whole genome shotgun sequence genomic stretch:
- the LOC131211252 gene encoding phospholipid-transporting ATPase ABCA1-like, giving the protein MTVLTAQTASTGPATTLTQPVGTSGWGMFWLLLWKNFLLHWRYKISSLVEIFIPPLFMLLMVGLRSLTEIENVPHVSVYQPLDITNFGAIRRNLAIPFHDTLAYSPDGPALRELMQPIGGWTELNVVAFPNGTMLHNFLLASNAFAGIEFDIRLNQSTTLPRHLSYRLRFPGEQRAQFVVGHSWQTDRRWGGRADGGARFSEDSDGGPSPGYFREGFLSIQHFIFKAFAERIKVIAEPVPDVYLQRFPYPPFREDSFPSSLTTFLPISVMLAFIYPCISIVKSILFEKEKQIKEAMKIMGLRNWVLWSTWFVKCFVFTQISVCLVVVFLKVPWYSTPHVSVLTHSDWSAVWLIFAVYGIAIITFSFLLSTLFSKANSGGAVAAIVWFLAFAPYIIMVQDYRNLSVPQKLGSSLLLNSAIGFAMRLVGVYEGAAIGVQWSTLFHDSPFDDINIGQMLLMLLGDAAIYMLLALYIEQVFPGDFGLAQPWYFPITRRFWCGERPPPSEHAGEKTAVDGGNENIEAEPKGRVPRIQIQALQKVYSNKKVAVEGLTFNMFEGQITALLGHNGAGKTTTMSMLTGMKRPTAGTAIIWGHDIRTEMRQVRSSLGYCPQHNILFDALTVREHLYFYGRLKGLSSVQVQYEIEKYIRALELNDKANVRSSSLSGGMKRKLCVGIALCAGSKVVLCDEPTSGMDPAARRALWDLLIAEKARRTMILSTHFMDEADMLGDRIAIMAEGKLKAVGSSFFLKKKFGVGYRLICVKQPDCDVERVTELLRKHIPFIQVESNVGSELTYLLQEEHARGFQKLLEELEEWGEELKIGDFGISLTSLEEVFMKVGSDNPQPQAAAEEASLHSLHSYSTGTDLESRLSVEDYELLGGLKRFRNQIGALFLKKIYQTHRNWFLLVVQVLIPVLFVAVTIAVVRNWGGSDDMPSLVIGLRFFNPSVTLVQRDPFEETGPLEAIILQNYFNLFQNIPGLVTGFVGWMEDVFLYFTEQNLVIVNRQFIVGAGIVRDNLTAWFNNEALHSPAVSLLMMHNALLRTYTNSSDSSIALANFPLPYTDETRLQLMRTFNNLGFQLAYYTGFAMSFVVGFYVIFYIRERITKAKLLQLVSGVNRFTYWLTGFLWDYLTYAFVCIFIIITVAIFQEPGFSTGGEVFRLYSVFLFIGVPALPLTYIVTLYYNVPPAAFIRISVAYIVTGTALFIFVYLLGTDMFELEELSEVLSNVFLIFPHFALCDAIVNLSHMSVTIDTCQADRPPGVTALPICDETLYYYQWDRPGIGRHLLYSLVMTVIYFVLLFLLDFKVLKLIVQKGREWYHRKRHRATETTEMDSDVKREKDRIATLPEEERYRTNLVVQGMTKYYSSFLAVNQISLGMNSYECFGLLGANGAGKTTTFKMLSGDETISFGDAWIKGHSLKSELKKVHQHIGYCPQFDALIEDLTGRETLKLFSLLRGVPRANIPALSLHLARQFGFDKHLDKQVKAYSGGNKRKLSTALAMLGNPSVVYLDEPTSGMDPGAKRNLWNGVCRMRDSGKTIVLTSHSMEECEALCTRLAIMVNGEFKCLGSPQHLKNKFSQGFVLTIKAKRGGDGAAGKGKDGKDAAVNGDTIDLQNIKDHIVTQFPDSTLKEEYQDLLTYYIRSSNMKWSQIFGIMERAKQWLNIEDYSIGQTSLEQVFLAFTKYQRE; this is encoded by the exons ATGACCGTCCTAACCGCACAAACCGCGAGCACCGGACCGGCGACTACCCTCACCCAACCGGTCGGAACGTCCGGATGGGGCATGTTTTGGTTGCTGCTTTGGAAGAACTTTCTGCTGCACTGGCGGTACAAAATATCCAGCCTGGTGGAGATCTTTATTCCGCCCCTGTtcatgctgctgatggtgggaCTGCGCAGTTTAACGGAAATCGAAAACGTCCCGCACGTATCTGTCTACCAGCCGCTGGATATCACGAACTTTGGCGCTATCAG GAGAAACCTGGCCATACCGTTCCACGATACGCTCGCCTACTCGCCCGATGGGCCAGCACTGCGGGAACTGATGCAGCCAATTGGCGGGTGGACGGAACTGAATGTGGTAGCATTCCCGAACGGCACGATGCTACACAATTTTCTACTGGCCAGCAATGCGTTCGCGGGCATCGAATTCGACATTCGGCTCAACCAGTCCACGACGTTGCCGAGGCATCTGTCCTATCGGTTACGGTTTCCGGGCGAACAGCGCGCCCAGTTCGTCGTGGGCCACAGCTGGCAAACGGATCGCCGCTGGGGTGGCCGTGCGGACGGTGGCGCTCGGTTTTCCGAGGACAGCGACGGTGGCCCCTCGCCGGGCTATTTCCGCGAGGGGTTCCTCAGCATCCAGCACTTCATCTTCAAAGCGTTCGCGGAGCGAATCAAAGTGATCGCCGAGCCCGTTCCGGATGTGTATCTGCAGCGGTTTCCGTACCCTCCGTTTCGCGAGGACAGTTTCCCGTCCAGCTTGACAACGTTCCTGCCCATCTCGGTGATGCTGGCGTTCATTTACCCGTGCATCAGCATCGTAAAGAGCATACTGTTCGAGAAGGAGAAGCAGATCAAGGAAGCGATGAAGATCATGGGCCTCCGGAACTGGGTGCTTTGGAGCACGTGGTTCGTCAAGTGTTTCGTGTTCACGCAGATCTCCGTCTGCCTGGTGGTAGTGTTCCTGAAGGTACCCTGGTACTCTACGCCGCACGTGTCGGTGCTCACGCACTCGGACTGGAGCGCCGTCTGGTTGATTTTTGCGGTGTACGGTATCGCGATCATCACCTTCTCGTTCCTGCTCAGCACCCTGTTCTCGAAGGCCAACTCGGGCGGGGCGGTCGCGGCCATCGTTTGGTTCCTGGCCTTCGCGCCGTACATAATCATGGTGCAGGACTACCGCAATCTGAGCGTACCGCAGAAGCTGGGCTCTTCGTTGCTCCTCAATTCGGCGATCGGGTTCGCGATGCGGCTGGTCGGTGTTTACGAGGGCGCAGCGATCGGAGTGCAGTGGTCCACACTGTTCCACGACAGCCCGTTTGACGATATCAACATCGGGCAGATGCTGCTAATGTTGCTCGGGGACGCCGCGATCTACATGCTGCTTGCGCTCTACATCGAGCAGGTGTTTCCGGGCGATTTCGGTCTCGCCCAACCCTGGTACTTCCCGATCACGAGGCGATTCTGGTGCGGTGAACGCCCGCCACCCAGCG AGCACGCCGGTGAAAAGACGGCGGTTGATGGTGGAAACGAAAATATCGAAGCCGAGCCGAAAGGACGCGTACCGCGCATCCAAATCCAGGCATTGCAGAAAGTGTACTCCAACAAGAAGGTGGCCGTCGAGGGACTCACCTTTAACATGTTCGAGGGTCAAATCACGGCCCTGCTGGGCCACAACGGGGCCGGCAAAACGACCACCATGTCGATGCTGACCGGCATGAAGCGGCCGACGGCGGGAACTGCGATCATCTGGGGTCACGACATCCGGACCGAAATGCGGCAAGTTCGGTCCTCGCTGGGGTACTGCCCGCAGCACAACATCCTGTTCGACGCACTCACCGTCCGTGAGCATCTCTATTTCTACGGCCGGCTGAAGGGGCTATCGTCCGTACAGGTGCAGTACGAGATCGAGAAGTACATCCGGGCGCTCGAGTTGAACGACAAGGCGAACGTTCGATCGTCGAGCCTTTCCGGGGGCATGAAGCGAAAGCTTTGCGTCGGCATCGCCCTGTGTGCCGGCTCGAAGGTGGTGCTCTGCGATGAGCCCACCTCCGGTATGGATCCGGCTGCTCGCCGCGCCCTGTGGGATCTGTTGATTGCGGAGAAAGCCCGCCGGACGATGATCCTCTCGACGCACTTCATGGACGAGGCGGACATGCTGGGCGATCGCATTGCGATCATGGCCGAGGGAAAGCTGAAGGCCGTGGGTTCGTCGTTTTTCCTGAAGAAAAAGTTTGGCGTCGGGTACCGGCTGATCTGCGTCAAGCAGCCGGACTGTGACGTTGAGCGGGTGACGGAGCTGCTCCGAAAGCACATCCCTTTCATTCAGGTCGAATCGAATGTCGGCTCGGAGCTAACCTACCTGCTGCAGGAGGAACATGCCCGCGGCTTCCAGAAGCTACTCGAGGAACTGGAAGAGTGGGGCGAGGAACTCAAGATCGGTGATTTTGGCATCTCGCTCACCTCGTTAGAGGAAGTGTTTATGAAGGTCGGTTCCGACAACCCTCAGCCTCAGGCGGCAGCTGAAGAAGCCAGCCTTCACAGTCTGCATTCCTACAGCACGGGAACGGATCTAGAGTCACGGTTATCCGTCGAGGACTATGAGCTACTGGGAGGCTTGAAGCGCTTCCGCAATCAGATCGGTGCACTGTTCCTGAAGAAGATCTACCAAACCCACCGCAACTGgttcctgctggtggtgcaagTTCTGATTCCGGTACTCTTCGTAGCCGTCACGATTGCTGTGGTACGCAACTGGGGCGGATCGGACGATATGCCTTCGCTGGTGATTGGCTTGCGATTCTTTAACCCCTCGGTCACCCTCGTCCAGAGGGATCCCTTTGAGGAAACGGGACCGCTGGAAGCAAT CATCCTACAAAACTATTTCAACCTCTTTCAAAACATACCCGGGTTAGTAACGGGCTTCGTCGGCTGGATGGAGGATGTGTTTTTGTACTTCACCGAGCAGAACCTGGTGATCGTAAATCGACAGTTCATCGTCGGGGCCGGCATCGTGCGGGATAACCTTACGGCGTGGTTCAACAACGAGGCACTCCATTCGCCGGCCGTGTCGTTGTTGATGATGCACAACGCGCTCCTGCGTACGTACACCAATTCGTCCGACAGCAGCATCGCGCTGGCGAATTTCCCTCTACCGTACACCGACGAGACACGG TTGCAACTCATGCGGACGTTCAACAACCTTGGCTTCCAGTTGGCGTACTACACCGGCTTTGCGATGTCCTTCGTGGTGGGGTTCTACGTGATTTTCTACATCCGCGAGCGAATCACCAAAGCCAAACTGCTTCAGCTCGTCAGCGGTGTGAACCGATTTACGTACTGGCTCACCGGGTTCCTCTGGGACTATCTGACGTACGCGTTCGTCTgcatcttcatcatcatcacggtggccatttttcaagAGCCGGGTTTCAGCACCGGTGGCGAGGTGTTCCGCCTGTACTCGGTGTTTTTGTTCATCGGGGTTCCGGCGTTGCCGCTCACTTACATCGTCACGCTGTACTACAACGTGCCACCGGCCGCCTTCATCCGAATCAGTGTTGCGTACATTGTCACCGGAACGGCCCTGTTCATCTTTGTGTATCTGCTCGGGACGGACATGTTCGAGCTGGAGGAGCTTTCCGAGGTGCTTTCGAACgtgtttctgatttttccCCACTTTGCCCTCTGTGATGCCATCGTGAACCTGAGCCACATGTCGGTGACGATTGATACTTGCCAGGCGGATCGTCCACCGGGCGTAACAGCGCTGCCGATCTGCGACGAAACACTGTACTACTATCAGTGGGACCGTCCCGGTATCGGCCGCCATCTGCTGTACAGTCTCGTGATGACCGTTATCTACTTTGTGCTACTATTTCTGCTCGACTTCAAAGTGCTGAAGCTAATCGTGCAGAAGGGCCGCGAATGGTACCATCGGAAACGGCACCGGGCAACGGAGACAACGGAGATGGATTCGGACGTGAAGCGGGAGAAAGACCGGATCGCTACGCTGCCGGAAGAGGAACGATACCGCACCAATCTGGTCGTGCAAGGGATGACGAAGTACTACAGCAGCTTTTTGGCCGTCAATCAAATCAGCCTGGGCATGAACAG TTACGAGTGCTTCGGATTGCTGGGAGCAAACGGGGCCGGTAAGACGACGACCTTCAAGATGCTGTCGGGCGATGAGACGATATCGTTCGGTGACGCCTGGATCAAGGGTCACAGTTTGAAGAGCGAACTGAAGAAGGTGCACCAGCACATCGGCTACTGTCCCCAGTTTGACGCACTGATCGAGGACCTTACGGGCCGCGAAACACTGAAGCTGTTCTCTCTCTTACGTGGCGTCCCGCGAGCCAACATTCCGGCCCTGAGCCTTCACCTGGCACGACAGTTCGGTTTCGACAAGCATCTCGATAAGCAGGTCAAAGCGTACAGTGGAGGCAACAAGCGCAAGCTCAGCACGGCCCTGGCCATGCTCGGTAACCCGTCGGTCGTATACTTGGACGAACCCACCTCCGGGATGGATCCGGGCGCAAAGCGCAACCTGTGGAACGGCGTCTGCCGGATGCGCGACAGTGGCAAGACGATCGTGCTCACGTCGCACAGCATGGAAGAGTGCGAAGCGCTCTGCACGCGCCTGGCCATCATGGTGAACGGGGAGTTCAAGTGTCTCGGTTCCCCGCAACACTTGAAGAACAAGTTCTCGCAAGGATTCGTGCTGACCATCAAAGCGAAGCGGGGCGGCGACGGTGCGGCAGGAAAGGGTAAGGATGGCAAGGATGCTGCCGTCAACGGCGATACGATCGATTTGCAAAACATTAAGGATCACATCGTCACACAGTTTCCGGACTCGACCCTCAA GGAAGAGTATCAGGATTTGCTGACGTACTACATACGCTCTAGTAACATGAAGTGGTCGCAGATCTTCGGCATCATGGAGCGTGCCAAGCAGTGGCTCAACATCGAGGACTATTCCATCGGCCAAACAAGCTTGGAGCAGGTGTTTTTAGCATTCACAAAGTATCAACGGGAGTAG
- the LOC131206286 gene encoding NEDD8 ultimate buster 1, whose product MSSTELENESLLIQIRAQLSERKIKLWEAPYLTEARTANEPEMRRLAETLGPEAGIPSDRCEIALRSLQQNALEKLQAKDEFQKTGLATVKVRAPTQAGANRSFDLKLKVTDLGSTLCELVGQRLSVDAQKIKLVCGGKVVNGVHTLEEQKLTNGAIVMALVMAHSEAEAKRECSTYDRVQKIRADAELLINENDSAKMMSLEDQSGNAIFLPKSEKKALLMALTLYAKGKAALQAGNYEEALLLLLEADQDFRSCNSQLLNGVDNYALLNLDVVWCYLCLKNLNQLPDAAERLQLCEQKFRQSYGENMKRVTAIKGEQSSEKTLLVRLHLLKAILYYHQNRRDDARTMFRVVETELQSLRIDDACLSRLMECGYTMQEARLALRACSNDIEAAIEFIHTQRQRHEANERRSRRELRLYESIGHNVADAAQYWRLKLENVDQLMEMGYSEEMAAIALKESDNDINGALNELQNNRDALQAKLTRCTVPDTKLLQLLVGLGFPEEAARVALKTTANVYDRAAEFLISNVANGGVYSELLTRAIEVDAETASPADSEPAASSSKRRSAPRGNIPATSASQCSEEKRQKKEMLDLLFKSFTKDIETSPDVYLDLSLVEEANLLEQYKKLLAMD is encoded by the exons ATGTCTTCTACGGAGCTGGAAAACGAAAGCCTGCTCATACAGATCCGGGCACAGCTTAGCGAGCGTAAAATAAAGCTGTGGGAAGCACCGTACCTTACCGAGGCGCGCACGGCAAACGAACCGGAGATGCGGCGATTGGCCGAAACGCTCGGACCGGAAGCTGGTATTCCCAGCGATCGGTGTGAGATCGCGCTACGGTCGCTGCAGCAAAACGCGCTGGAAAAACTGCAGGCGAAAGATGAGTTTCAGAAGACGGGATTGGCCACGGTGAAGGTGCGAGCGCCGACCCAGGCCGGAGCGAACCGATCGTTCGATCTGAAGCTTAAGGTGACCGACCTGGGCAGCACCCTTTGCGAGCTGGTCGGGCAACGACTTTCGGTGGATGCGCAAAA AATTAAGCTGGTCTGCGGTGGCAAGGTTGTAAACGGTGTGCACACACTTGAAGAACAGAAACTGACGAACGGAGCGATCGTTATGGCGCTGGTGATGGCGCACAGTGAGGCGGAGGCGAAGCGCGAGTGCTCGACTTACGATCGCGTGCAAAAGATCCGGGCCGATGCCGAGCTGCTGATCAACGAGAACGACAGTGCGAAGATGATGAGC CTCGAGGATCAGTCAGGAAATGCAATTTTTCTGCCAAAGAGCGAAAAGAAGGCCCTCCTGATGGCGCTGACGCTGTACGCGAAGGGCAAGGCTGCGCTGCAGGCTGGAAATTACGAGGAagcgctactgctgctgctggaagcggACCAAGACTTCCGCTCGTGCAACTCACAGCTACTTAACGGGGTGGATAATTACGCTCTCCTCAATCTCGACGTTGTTTGGTGTTATCTCTGTCTGAAG AACCTGAACCAACTTCCGGATGCGGCCGAAAGACTGCAGCTGTGCGAGCAAAAGTTTCGCCAGAGCTATGGTGAAAATATGAAGCGCGTGACGGCGATCAAGGGTGAGCAGTCGAGCGAGAAAACGCTGCTCGTGCGGCTCCACCTGCTGAAGGCTATTCTGTACTACCACCAGAACCGGCGGGACGATGCGCGTACCATGTTTCGCGTGGTCGAGACGGAACTTCAGTCTCTGCGCATCGATGACGCGTGCCTTAGTCGCCTGATGGAGTGCGGGTACACGATGCAGGAGGCACGGCTGGCGCTGCGGGCCTGCTCGAACGACATCGAGGCCGCAATCGAGTTCATCCACACGCAGCGCCAACGGcacgaagcgaacgaacgtcGCTCGCGCCGTGAACTGCGACTGTACGAAAGCATTGGCCATAATGTGGCAGATGCGGCGCAATACTGGCGCTTGAAactcgaaaatgtcgatcaGCTAATGGAGATGGGGTACTCCGAGGAAATGGCCGCAATTGCGCTGAAAGAAAGTGACAACGACATCAACGGGGCGCTGAACGaattgcaaaacaatcgaGATGCTCTGCAGGCAAAGCTTACGCGTTGCACCGTGCCTGATACCAAGCTGCTTCAGTTGCTGGTGGGACTTGGCTTCCCAGAGGAAGCGGCCCGGGTTGCGCTCAAAACGACCGCCAACGTGTACGATCGGGCAGCAGAGTTTTTGATCTCCAACGTTGCGAACGGCGGAGTTTACAGTGAGCTGCTGACTCGAGCGATCGAGGTGGACGCAGAGACCGCGTCACCCGCCGATAGCGAACCGGCAGCATCATCCAGCAAGCGACGATCTGCGCCCCGGGGGAACATCCCGGCGACATCGGCCTCTCAGTGTTCAGAGGAGAAAcgacagaaaaaggaaatgttGGACCTTCTTTTTAAGAGTTTTACGAAGGACATCGAAACGTCGCCGGACGTGTATTTGGATCTGTCGCTCGTGGAGGAGGCGAACTTGCTGGAGCAGTACAAAAAGCTCCTAGCTATGGATTAA